The DNA region TTTTATCAATACACATAATTTGTATTTCTATATAAAAAATATGCCTAGATATATCTAGGCATACAAAAATATTTTCTATTATTTTATGATTTCAGCAACTACTCCTGATGCTACTGTTCTTCCACCTTCTCTGATAGCGAATCTTAATCCTGTTTCCATTGCGATTGGGTGAATTAATTCTACTGTCATTTCGATGTTATCTCCTGGCAT from Candidatus Fusobacterium pullicola includes:
- the tuf gene encoding elongation factor Tu (EF-Tu; promotes GTP-dependent binding of aminoacyl-tRNA to the A-site of ribosomes during protein biosynthesis; when the tRNA anticodon matches the mRNA codon, GTP hydrolysis results; the inactive EF-Tu-GDP leaves the ribosome and release of GDP is promoted by elongation factor Ts; many prokaryotes have two copies of the gene encoding EF-Tu), whose protein sequence is MPGDNIEMTVELIHPIAMETGLRFAIREGGRTVASGVVAEIIK